A portion of the Gigantopelta aegis isolate Gae_Host chromosome 10, Gae_host_genome, whole genome shotgun sequence genome contains these proteins:
- the LOC121383531 gene encoding organic cation transporter protein-like, whose protein sequence is MYLGTRILSFTPTSDKSTLPDLTKLQISVITKTTCKIPGLPNDTYAIQNEAHAKLINMTIPPPSAGEEGPYSQCTIYKAENNTWSDFAEITNTTPQMACTSWVYDTTSFYPTAITEFEMVCGNEIMRSHSNMVGFGGALAGALVLGLLTDVIGRKKTLLISLVIQLGSGIGIAYSPNYISFVVFNFLCGIARMGEFMIAFVIGMELVGPTKRTYVGLVIEFFWCIGLIILAGVAYLIRDWRYLQLSLTLPVVFFFAYWWLLPESPRWLLSRGRLDEAEVIIKRIAKSNGVTMRKSIMRDITLHEGPHAKITAMFTSPVLLLRCVIIFFNWLAINIIYYGLGLNVSNLSGNVYLNFVISSLVELVAYIILIFIMDKTGRKKLYLVSMLLGGIACLATVFPVMYGTKAHTWVTVTLSMVGKFGASAAFGVIYVFSAELFPTVIRQSGIGACSIFEGIGGMVAPYIADLGILLGGHFASILPLIVFGGVTVVAGLTSLGLPETQNKKLPETIEDAIEFGRPGYDKKEESLLDPKSQSDGRSKLTYGVDDVRKTGWISHQDTSQF, encoded by the exons ATGTATTTGGGAACTCGCATATTGTCATTCACGCCGACAAGTGACAAGTCCACTTTACCCGACTTGACGAAACTGCAG ATATCTGTAATCACGAAGACGAC ATGCAAAATTCCAGGTCTGCCAAATGACACTTACGCGATTCAGAACGAGGCCCATGCAAAGCTAATTAACATGACGATACCGCCGCCCTCTGCCGGCGAAGAGGGACCGTATTCACAATGTACTATATACAAGGCTGAGAACAACACATGGAGTGATTTTGCTGAAATCACAAACACAACTCCACAAATGGCGTGCACGTCGTGGGTGTATGATACAACATCGTTTTACCCAACGGCCATAACTGAG tTTGAGATGGTGTGCGGAAACGAGATCATGCGATCTCACTCCAACATGGTCGGGTTCGGAGGAGCTCTCGCTGGTGCGCTGGTATTGGGACTTCTCACAGACGT aataGGTAGGAAGAAGACACTCTTGATTTCCTTGGTGATCCAGCTTGGTAGTGGTATCGGAATTGCTTACTCACCAAACTACATCTCATTTGTGGTTTTCAATTTTCTGTGCGGAATCGCTAGAATGGGAGAATTCATGATCGCATTTGTTATTG gTATGGAACTGGTGGGCCCTACAAAGCGAACATACGTTGGGCTGGTCATAGAATTTTTCTGGTGTATAGGATTGATCATTCTGGCAGGAGTGGCCTACCTCATCCGGGACTGGCGTTACCTTCAGCTGTCCTTGACCCTACCTGTCGTATTTTTCTTCGCATATTGGTG GTTACTGCCAGAATCTCCACGGTGGCTTCTTTCACGCGGTCGACTGGACGAAGCTGAAGTAATCATCAAAAGGATTGCCAAGTCTAATGGCGTCACAATGAGAAAAAGTATCATGAGGGACATAACTCTGCATGAAGGACCGCACGCCAAGATAACAGCCATGTTTACCTCCCCTGTTCTTCTGCTTAGATGTGTTATCATTTTTTTCAACTG gttGGCTATTAACATCATATACTATGGACTCGGCCTTAACGTTAGCAACCTCAGCGGCAACGTGTACCTCAACTTCGTCATCTCCAGCCTTGTAGAGCTGGTTGCTTATATCATCCTGATATTCATAATGGACAAGACAGGACGAAAGAAACTTTACCTGGTTTCAATGCTGCTTGGAGGCATTGCTTGTCTGGCAACCGTCTTCCCAGTGATGTATGGCACCAAAG CACACACGTGGGTGACTGTTACCCTGTCGATGGTGGGAAAGTTCGGAGCCTCCGCTGCTTTTGGTGTGATCTACGTCTTCTCTGCGGAATTGTTTCCTACGGTTATACGTCAGTCGGGCATAGGGGCGTGTTCCATCTTCGAAGGAATTGGAGGAATGGTTGCACCATACATTGCAGACTTg ggtATTCTTCTAGGCGGTCATTTTGCCTCAATACTACCGCTGATCGTGTTCGGGGGTGTCACGGTGGTTGCAGGTTTGACGTCACTTGGTCTACCGGAAACCCAAAATAAGAAGTTGCCAGAGACAATAGAGGACGCCATAGAATTTGGAAG ACCTGGATATGACAAGAAAGAGGAGAGTCTCTTGGACCCAAAGTCTCAATCTGATGGTCGCAGTAAACTGACGTACGGTGTAGACGATGTTCGAAAAACTGGCTGGATTTCACACCAGGACACGTCGCAATTTTAG